From the genome of Chionomys nivalis chromosome 9, mChiNiv1.1, whole genome shotgun sequence:
CACCCCCCCGTGGTAGCTGTAGGGGTCTAATTAAGGCCTAAGATCCCAGATATAGGCTTCTACTCACCGACcagagggggaaactgaggcagttcAAGGTCACAGTAGGCACAGACAGGGCAAACCACATTTAAACTTTCCAGACTGAGCTTCTTGCTTGGTTGACTCACCTCCTCCCCATCCGGTGATCTGTCTGCAGAACACATTCCTTCTGGGAGTGCTTCAGGCCTCCTCTGGCACATGGCTTATGTTCTCTCCTCCATGCTATCAGCTACCTGAATTATCAAGCCCATCTCATCTCCATATCTCTGTGAGGGAGGCATTACCCAGATGCATTCCCTGATGAAGACCAGACTGGGAAGGGTCAACAGGAATTGCCCACAGTCAAACAGCTTAAAATCTAGATCACCAAATTAGTTAGCCACAAGTCATCATAGCCTGTGCTCCTGCATCTGTGAGGcatctcttttcttctgctcCACTTGTCTCTTGCTACCCAAGAGATCATTTAGGGGGAAGAGGTTTGGACCACTGCTCAGTTTCTCCACCTGTGCTCCTCAGTGCCACCCCATCAAGCTCATTGCTGGCCTGAGACCCTGGGGTGTCTTCACAGACACATCCTGGCAGCCAAGCCTCTCCTGGCAGCTAGAGACATCCAGCAGGGATGGGCCCTCCGGTGGCTGAAGGAAGCCCAGGCAGTGCCTCACCCAGTCATTAGGGAAAGTTTAGCCTCAGGCGGACACATTGACACACAGGGCTGGAGCCAGCTCAGAAGGAAAAAATGTGCGGTTCTTGGGAGAAGTATAGAGGAGCAGAACCCCTTTGCTGTGCTCACCCATCCTCGGGAGCAAGCAGGAGGGCGATGCCGTGGCCATTTGAGACGGGAGGAGATGCCGCGCTTCCTGAGTGGGCATGTGGTCCACGGAGGCAGCTCACATAAGCAGCCTTTGTGTTTTCCAGCAGCTGGCATGCCTGGATGTTCCTGCCCTGGCTATGGGATGGCAGGCCAAAAGGTCCTCTTCCTCACTGTCCTTGCCCTGGAGCTCCTGAGAAGGGTTGGAGGTTCTCAGCCAGCCCTCCGGAGCCTGGGGGCTGCAGCTGCCTGTCGCCTGGATGATAAAGAAAGCGAGTCTTGGGGTACTTTGCTGAGTGGGGAGCGACTGGACACCTGGATCTGCTCCCTCTTGGGCTCCTTTGTGGTTGGACTCAGTGGAGTTTTCCCCTTGCTGGTCATTCCCCTGGAGATGGGGACCATGTTGCACTCAGAAGGTGAGTGGCCCTTCAGTGGCCCCGAGAATCCGcacaaaaggaaggaaacatACTGCTTGCTTTTGGGAAAATGCTGAGTCTCGTGTGCCGGGTACACTGTGTCTGGAGCGGTGCTACCTTGGTCCTGTGGGAAGAGGGTATACAtgctcatttgttcattcatttatgcaTCTACTTCTTActtcattcagcaaacatttcCCAGACGTGGTATGAACAGTGGTTGGCAATGTGGCTGCCACATTACCTGGGCTCAAATCCTGGCTCTGCCACCCACCAACTAAGTAGAACATGGCAAATCACTTAATCTCACTCTGCCTTAGTCTGccagactttaaaataaaataaggctgATAGATCTGAGCATGCAGTTCAGTAGTAGAATGGCTGCCTCACATGTCCCCAGCAGCCTCACCCGCCAAGAGCAGTACTGTCACTGACCTGTGAGTTTTAGATGAGCACTTGGGGGATCGCCTGGTGCAGGGAGGGCAGGCGTTTACAGGCTCATGTTGAACCCCGAGTACAGAGGTGAGCAAGTGCTGCCTGCCCCCCGGTTTTGGTTAGTGGTCTAAAGGCTAGGGATGTAGTAGTTGATGCTGTTGTGCTTGCCTGGTACACAGGAAGTCAGTCCCCCAGCACTGAATACAGCTGGATATGGTAGCTCTTACTGAAAATCCCAGAACCTGAGTGAAGGCAGAAGAATCCgaaattcaaggttatctttATTTAGCTACATAAGCAGGCAGAAGTCAGCCTGTGCcagtgaaaccctttctcaagaGTATAAAAAGAAtgtaggggtggagagatggttcagctctTAAGAGCACACACattctactcttccagaggattcagatTCAGTTCCTAACAttcatgtcaggcagctcacaactgtctgtaactatagttccagaAGGATCCTCTGGGCTTGCCAGGCACCTGCATTCATAAACatgcatataatttaaaaaagaataaatcatttaaaacgTAAAAGAAGGGCTCatggaatggctcagtgggtaaaggtgtttgccctACAAGCCTGTCAAGCTGACTTCATTCCTAAAACCCATGTAAAGGAGGGAGAGAACACACactacaaagttgtcctctgtgcACCcacgtgtgcactcacacacatcatacacacacaataatagtaaATGAATAAACAGAGTGACTGCCTTTTGCCATCTGCCATGCTCCTGGATGATTGTTAAACCAAGCCTTACTGGAAACTGTTGTGCCTATGCGATGTGTCCTTCCTCAGACAACCCCGGGGATGGGGTAGCTCTGGTAGGATGCTCACTTGGTGTGTATGAGGCCTGGCAGGGTAGTGCAGGATGCACTTGGAGTATTGGCTACATTCTACAAGTGGGAAGCATTTGCTTTCTGGCTAAGTTGGAAACAGCAGTGTCCCCTGGGGGTCACTCCGCCACCAGCGGCATCTACCCTCTAGGCCAAGGAGCACTTCCAAATCTGGACATGCAAGTCGTAAAAGTCCCTAAGTTTCTGTCAGTTTTCTACAGGCGGCACTAACTGAGGCGAGATATTCCCATTGAATGAACATTTGCTTTGTTGTTTGATTCTGATCCAATGTGTACATGGGGAAACCGAGTCTCAGAAGCTATCTTCCAGGTTCCAGCAGATGGGTTGAAGAGCTGGAACTTGCCAGGGCCCAAGCCCATCTCTTAACCAATATGCAGTAGTCAGTGAGTCCACAGTGGTCCCTCAGATTTCTGTGTTCCTACTGAGCACTCTGTGGGTTGGGGAAGAGCTACCCAGAAAAGCAGTAGTCTTTGGAAATCCAGCCTTTGGGTGCGCTTGGGAGCACAAGCTCAGCCCAGGCCCTCACGTCTGCTTGCAGCTGGAGCCTGGCGTCTGAAGCAGCTGCTCAGCTTTGCCTTGGGTGGACTCTTGGGCAATGTGTTTCTGCACCTGCTGCCAGAGGCATGGGCCTACACCTGTCGCATCAGCCCCGGTGAGTGAGACCACAGGGCAGGATAGGAGGGAAGAACCCGTGCccatgcccaggctggcctaggccCTGCTGGCTCTACAGAGAGGGCCATGGGAGGGATGTGGAAGAGAGATTCAGAAAACCTTGTCTAAGAGGGAAGGTCGAATTCCAATGCCCTGGCTTCTTTTGGGAGATGCTTGTTCAGTAGGTGCCCCTCCCAAACCTCCTCCCTGAACTAGCTCTGATCTAGGCCCCATTCCAAATGACTCCCTTCTAGCCACTGGCTTGGCATGGCCTGTTAGTGCTCCCCCTGCAGGTGGTGAAGGACAGAgtctgcagcagcagcaacagctggGGCTATGGGTCATTGCTGGCTTCCTGACTTTTCTGGCATTGGAGAAGATGTTCCTGAACAGCAAGGAGAAGGAGGGCCCCAGCCAGGTAAGCCACAAGACCCAGAGCCCGGATAtgtcaggttgtttttttttttttgtttttggttttttgttttgttttctgcttctaaagtaaataaaaaagtaaaataaatacccAGGGCCTGGATAAGCCCAGGGTCTGAGTATCTCCTGGTTCTTCCCTGAGAGCTGTGGTAGGAAACGCCCAAGGATGGCAGTACCAGTGCCTCTGAAGTAGTTTGATCTCATAGATGGATGATGACAGACTAGGGTTGAGGCCTGATGACGGATCAGCAAAGTCTAGCTAGATCAAGGAGATATTCTGTCTcttgtccctctctctctgtctgcctgtctgagTGGGGGGCATCTAATgtcacctctctctccttctggccATAGGCCCCCAGCAAAGACCCCACTGCTGCCGCGCTCAATGGAGGCCACTGTCTGGCCCAGCCGGCTGCAGAGCCCGGCCAGAGAGCCGTGGTCCGGAACCTCAAAGTGAGTGGCCCATGAGGGCCCCCCTCCTGCAGCTGCAGAGCTGAATGGCCAGCTCAGCTCTGCCTGCCTGGCTCAGCCCggctttctctcccttcacccaGGTCAGCGGCTATCTCAACCTGCTGGCCAACACCATAGACAACTTCACTCATGGGCTGGCTGTGGCCGCCAGCTTCCTTGTGAGCAAAAAGGTAAGGGGTGGGGCAAGTAGAGCTCTGGCATCTGGTGGAAAGGATACTAATATCCAATTTGATCAACCTCCAAAAGAAAgtctctgcttcttgcttttaCTAACAGTATCTTTGTGAAGCCCCTTGTCCCTGTCCCTCTGCTGGATGCTGCTCTAGTCTCTCCCTTATCTCCCTTCACCTTTATTGTCCTCAGACTgttatgtgcatgtctgtgctgtCCTCAgattatgtgcatgtctgtgctgtCCTCAGATTGTTATGTGCATGTCTTTGCTGGTGTCACATGTTTGTGTGCTCTTGGAGGCCAAAAGATCCCCAAGCTGGACCTGGATCCTCGGAGCTAGAGTTATAGCAGTTGTGAGCGACctaacgtgggtgctgggaactgaactcaggtcctctggtcCCCCACCTCTGTCGCACCTTTGTTCCCTTCTGCCAGCACTCACTAGGACGCCTCTATCAAGTCCCCACTACTAGATGCTTCTCCCTTCACCCACCACCTATTGTTATCTGTGCTCTGCCCCACTGGTCTGTCTACCCCAACATTAGGTAGTCGCCAAAACCCCCATCCCTCGGACCTCAATTGGACTGTACTTCTAAGAGGCActtgccaccccacccccagttagGCACCTGTCTATAGTCTTCCTCACAGTACTGCTCCAGATGGAGCCACACAGGTGCTTGTCTTGTACCCTGTCTCTACCAGGCACCCCCAACCTGCAGCTTAGGAGTGGCACTGTGCCCGTGTGCAGTGAATGCAGCCACTGTAGGTGAATTCCACGTCGGTACGGAGGGCAGGCTCTTTGTCTTCTTCAGTCACTGCTCCTTCCTGTAGCTACAGTGTCTCCCAGAGCAGACTCAAAGCAAAACACTTGTTTGTAGAGAGACTGGGTATGGGGGAAGCCTAGTTACCCAGCAGAGGCAGTAGACTCAGACTCCCATCTCTGCAGATTGGGCTTCTAACCACCATGGCCATCCTCCTGCATGAGATCCCCCATGAGGTAAGTGCCCAGAGGGTGGCCCCAAAGCCAAGGTCCCAAGGTTTCCATGCTCAGCATGGGTGTGGCGCTTGGCCAGGGGTTTGGGTGGGCCTTGCCCACAGGAGTGGTCTGGAGGAGGGGCACTGCTTCAGTAGGTGCTGGCCCAGGGGCAAGGTAGACAGGACGCTGGGTGTTCATGTGGTCAGGCTCTGGGTGAACATCTATCTGGGCCTTTCCTCAGGTGGGTGACTTTGCTATCCTGCTCCGAGCTGGCTTTGACCGATGGACTGCAGCCAAGCTACAGTTCTCTACAGCCCTGGGAGGCCTTCTGGGGGCCTGCTTTGCCATCTGCACACAGTCCCCCAAAGGAGTAGGTATGAAGAGTGGTCATGTTCAGTAGAGGCAACAGCCAGACAGCGCCACTGCCCCGCTGCTGCTGGGCTCGTGTGCCTGGTCTGCCCTGCAGGAGGGTAGGGTACATACAGCCCCCTGGGCTCACCACCAGCTCATGGTTCCCCACAGGGGAGACAGTGGTCTGGACCCTGCCCTTTACCTCTGGAGGCTTTCTCTATATTGCCCTGGTCAATGTGTTGCCCGACCTCTTAGAAGAAAATGACCCGTGGTGAGTGATCTCCTGGGATGGCCACTGACGGGGC
Proteins encoded in this window:
- the Slc39a13 gene encoding zinc transporter ZIP13 isoform X1, with the translated sequence MPGCSCPGYGMAGQKVLFLTVLALELLRRVGGSQPALRSLGAAAACRLDDKESESWGTLLSGERLDTWICSLLGSFVVGLSGVFPLLVIPLEMGTMLHSEAGAWRLKQLLSFALGGLLGNVFLHLLPEAWAYTCRISPGGEGQSLQQQQQLGLWVIAGFLTFLALEKMFLNSKEKEGPSQAPSKDPTAAALNGGHCLAQPAAEPGQRAVVRNLKVSGYLNLLANTIDNFTHGLAVAASFLVSKKIGLLTTMAILLHEIPHEVGDFAILLRAGFDRWTAAKLQFSTALGGLLGACFAICTQSPKGVGETVVWTLPFTSGGFLYIALVNVLPDLLEENDPWHSLQQVLLLCSGIVVMVLLSFFVE
- the Slc39a13 gene encoding zinc transporter ZIP13 isoform X2, whose product is MPGCSCPGYGMAGQKVLFLTVLALELLRRVGGSQPALRSLGAAAACRLDDKESESWGTLLSGERLDTWICSLLGSFVVGLSGVFPLLVIPLEMGTMLHSEAGAWRLKQLLSFALGGLLGNVFLHLLPEAWAYTCRISPGGEGQSLQQQQQLGLWVIAGFLTFLALEKMFLNSKEKEGPSQAPSKDPTAAALNGGHCLAQPAAEPGQRAVVRNLKVSGYLNLLANTIDNFTHGLAVAASFLVSKKIGLLTTMAILLHEIPHEVGDFAILLRAGFDRWTAAKLQFSTALGGLLGACFAICTQSPKGVGTPCSRCCCSAPASWSWCCFHSSLSNHS